A stretch of DNA from Paenibacillus albus:
ATTATTGAAAGGAAGAGTATCTATGTTAAGATCTATACTTCACAAAAGGCTCTTGTTGTTTAGCAAATTAATCGCCGTATGCCTGTTCCTATTGGCGTTTCCCATGACGGTGATGGCTGCACAGCCAATCATTAAGCCCGGCATAGAGATTACGCTCCCCCCCGCATTGGTGCCGGTTACGTTCAAAGATCCTGTACTTTCAAGCATAATACGCAAGATGTTATACAAAAAGAAGGAGAGACAATAAGAAAAGCAGATGTTGCTCAATATTGCGCGCTGATAAACAGCGGCAATCAATACAATGGTTTGTATTTACGCGGAGGGGATCCGGGCTATCAAATTAATAGCTTGGATGGCATCCAAGCGTTCTCCGCTTGCCATTTCGATACCATTGATATCGAGAACAATCAGATTACTGATTTATCTCCACTTGCGGCATTCGGACCAAATATTCAATATTTGGATGCAGCCCACAACAACATCACCAGTATTGACTTGCTGTCGACGTTCAAGAGCTTGTTCAACTTGGATATTTCGTTCAACCAAGTTAACGATTTGACACCCATTAAAAATTCACCCCGATTGCTCACGCTGGATGCGTCGAATAACGCTATTTTTGACGTAACTCCACTTAATCCGATTGAGACACTAGTGGCACTCGATCTCTCTAATAACCGAATAACGAGAGCAACCTCTCTGTGGAGTCTATCCGCGATGGAAGAGCTAAGCGTGGCCGATAATCAAATTTCCGACATTAGCGCATTTGATCGGATGCCATTATTGAGGGAGTTAGACATAAGCGGGAACCAGGTCACAGATTTATCGCCTATCGCCAGGCTGTTGTACTTAAACCAACTGAATCTATCGAGCAATCAGCTGCACAGCCTGGACAAAATATCCGAACTGACTCAATTAACGCAATTAGATATTAGCAGCAACCCGATTATTAATCCTGCACCGCTTCAAGCGATGACCAAGATGAGCAAGCTGTCCATGAACCAAATCGGCTTGACCAGCTTGACTTCGCTTTCCGCCATGAACCAACTGACCGAGCTCCATCTTGCCAACAATCTCGTTGAGTCGCTCGTCCCGCTCGCCAAGATGAGCAAATTGAAGACTTTGGAGCTGACGAACAATGTAGTCGCCGATCTATCGCCTTTAAAGAAGTTGGCGCACCTCGAATCTCTTGCTGCGGGCAATAACCGAATTACATCCATCGCTCCTCTGAGTGGATTGCCGTTAACCAACGTGCAATTGGACGCGAATGAAATCGACGTTCAAGCGGAGCCCAACCACACGGTTTATCAGAAGTGGCTGAAAGCCAAGGTGAAGCTCTCCATGAACAATCAGCGCGTGAAGCCTTCCGAACAAACCATTCCGTTCAAAGACATTACCGGCCATTGGGCAAAGGACGACATCCTGTGGGCGTATGACAATGGGATTGTAGGCGGGGTTTCGCCAGGCCTCTTTAGTCCGAATGCCATTACGACGGAGTCGCAATTTTTGAAAATGCTCCTCCTCGCGATGAACGGCTTAGAAGAGAAGCCGCCAAGCACGCCATGGAGCCAAAAATATTACGATTATGCGGCAGCTAACCATTATCCGATCGCAGCCGCAGACCGCGACAAGCCGATTACGCGCACAAGGGTTGCCGAGCTCATCGCCGCGACACAAGGCATTAAAGCGAGCGGCGACGCCGCCATTCAATATTTACTGGATCAGAAGCTGAGCAGCGGCAAAACAGCGCCTACTGTCGAGGGCTATGCAGGCAGCGAGAATTTAACGCGCGCGGAGGCTGTGCGGTTCATTCGCAACGTACTGACCAATGCAGCGTCCAAGAAGCCTCTTCCCTTGCCGGCATCATAACTTCTACAGAAGCAGCCGAACCCATGGACGGCTGCTTCTGTTTATTCCTACAGATCAAACGGTGGTTCTGCCGGCTGCTTCATCGGATCTAGCCAGCTCTCGACAATGATGCTTCCACTTAGCTCCGCTTGCAGCATTTGCAGCAGATCCGGAATGTCGAAGGCAAGCAGCAGCCCTGGGACGATAATGCCTGCATCGTACTTGTGCTGCTCCGCTTCCGCGAATGCTCGGAAGCTGGCAAGCAGCCCTGCAGCATGCAGGCTGTGAATGCTGTGGCCGCCACTTAACACGGCGGCGGCATAGAGGGCTGTGAGGGCATGCTCCTCCTGCCCGCACAATGTCACTTCCGCCCGTTCGAAGCCGGGCGTCTGCTTCAAGCTGCCGATGGCTGCGAGTACATCCGTTACTCGCAGCCCTTGCAGCGACTGGCCGAGCATGCGGACGTTATAGCCGCTCGCCAGTTCAGGCCCAAACATGCCGAACGTGCAGCCTGGCTCCAGTGCAGCCGGTCCAGTCCCTCGCGGGTGAACGATAAGCACGGCGTCATAGCCGGAATTCTTGGCGCGCGCAAGCTCCGCTTCGTTCATGCCGCCGATCGCGATGCAGATCCGCTGGAGTTCGCCAGATTCAGCGGCGCTCCAACGATGAAGCGCTCCCGTGATGATCATCCCGCTCTCGGACTCGAACGCGATACTTCCGTTCTGATCAGGCTCTAACGGCGAGTACTTCAGCTCACTCTCTGTATTCAGCTGCAGCAAGCCGTTCAACCGCTCCCTTACCTCTGCCCCATTCTGCACAGACCGCTGCATCACGGGTAAGCTCCCCACTTTCTTTCGAACAATATCAAGCAGCGAGCCGCTTGCAAGGGCTGATTCGTCGCCGCTGCCATCTACCGTCAAGCATAGCAGCTCCGTCTCCGAAGGCAGCCGAGCATAATCTACTCCATTCTCCGAGTTCCATTGAACCTCGAACGTACGGCAGAAAAACTGCAGCACCTGCTCCCGCATCTCCTTCCAGAAGCCGTGACCTTTCATAACCACATGCAGCTCAAGCTGCTCCTCCGCATCAAGCAGCCGGTACAGCTTCTTCGCTTCGATGAAGGCATCGCGCACACCGTCGATTGGGAAGAAATCGAACATCGCAGCGCCGATATGATAAGGCTTCGGAGCCGCTGCCGTTACCAAATCGCTGTGATCGAGTCCGCGCTCCATGAAGCCGGGTAAGCATTGCTCCGCATCCTGCGCCATAAGACGGTATAGCATCGAACGCAGCTCAGTAATGTAACAGCAAGGCGCAACCGCTTTTACCCGATCGTCATATGCGCCCATATACGCCGACATCGTGCCGCCGCCTGAATTGCCGGTCACGCCGACGCGCGCGCTGTCTACCTCCGGCCTTGCCAGCATATACGTCAACGCTGCAATGTTGTCCTGCATCATATAAGCGCCGAGATGCTCGCCGAGCAGACTCAGCTTCTGGTCGAGGAAACAGTGCGCTGCGACCGGGTCCAGCCAAGCACTATTGCTTTCGCTGCTTTCGTTGCCTTCACCCTCTTCCACTCCCCGCACCCGCCGCTCGCCCTGCCCGACAGGGTCGAACGTCAATACGCAGAAGCCGCTCGTCACCGCTTCGACGCAGAACGATACATAAGTCACATGCGCTTTGCCCTCATTCGAATGCCCGCACAAGAGCAGCAATGCCGGCAGCTGCTTATCATCTCCGCCGTCGCCGCGCTTCTTCGGATAATAAAAGCTGCCTGTGGCATAGATCCCGGGCATCGTCTCGATACAAACCTTATCGATTAAGTAGCTTCCAAAGTCCAATGTCCCCGTCACATAAGCGTTCGTACAGCCGGCTGGCAGCTGACCCACCGATTCGCGAAATGCCTCTAGAACCTTCGCCTGATAATCCATCGCCGCCGCTTTATCGTTCACCTGCCGAAGCGCCGTCTTGCGCCTGACCAAATATTCCGTATTCCGCTTATCCAAATACCGGCGGAATGGATGCGAGTGAAACCGCTCCATATCGGGATAGTCCTCGATATAGGACAGCTCCCGTCTCCGATTCGCCTGCTCTTCTTGCAAGGAGTAATTACGCATAGAATCTCCTTTCAGCTTGTTATAAACTATTAACAGTAATGGAAATCGAAGGGAGCACAATATGATGCCTATTAAACTCATCCTATTCGATCTGGATGATACGCTATTACATTTTGACGACTATTGGGAAATTAGCGTGAAGGAAGTACTCAGCAATCACTTCTACACGAAAGAGATGAATGTGAACGAGCTATACGGTGTCTTTGAACAGGTCAATCAAGGCATGATCGAGAAATTGGACAGCGGCCAAGTGACCATTGATGAATTCCGCATACAACGATTCGTCCGCACGATGGAGCAAGTCGGGAAGCATGCAGATGAAGAGCTGGCAATCAGCTTCGAGAATCTCTACCAATCCATAAGCAAGAGATATATGAAACCCAATGTGCTGACAAAGCAGCTCGTCACTGAGCTCAGCAACCACTATCAGCTTGGCGTTCTGACAAACGGCAGCAGAGATTGGCAGCTATCCAAGCTCGATGCCATCGAGCTCATTGACGTCATACCGCCAGAGCATATTTTCATATCCGGCGAGATCGGCCATGAGAAGCCAAATCCCGAAATCTATCAGCATGTGATCAGATCGGCTGCCCTATCACCAGAGCAAGTACTCGTCGTCGGCGACTCTTGGAAGAATGATATTGAAGGGCCTATCCGGCAAGGATTCCAAGCCATCTGGTTGAATTGCAAAAACAAGCAGCTCCCCGAAGCGCCGCTGCCACTAGCAATTATTACGGAATTAGAAGAGCTGCGCGCGATTCTGCTGCCACAGCAGGTTTAAAATAAAGAAGGAGAGAGAGTCGCCTTCGTCTCTCTCCCCTCCTCCTTACTCACCTATTTCCATTCGCCCGCGATACCGTCTTTATCAAGCAATTGGTTCACCTGGTCGATAATATCCTGGCCGCCTTTGCTCAAGTACTCCTGGACCATCTTATCCCAGTCCTCAATCGATTCCTGGCCAACGATCATCTTGGTCGTATGCTCGGCAACCGTCTGATCGAGCTCGGATACCTTCGCATACAGCAAGTCGGAATGTACGCGGTTGACCGGATCTAGATACGTCTTCGTATTCTTCAGCAGATCGACCGCCGACTGTACGAAGCTCTTCGTGAACGGATCCTGCAGCACCATCGCTGGCTGCGTATCTTCATCTGTTGGAGCCCAGTAACGAATACCGAGGTACGTCTCCGGCATTTCGCTGAACGCGCCGTCAATGTCAAGAGCAACGCCGTTCTCCATGTTGTAGCCTTTACCGACGCCGCCGTGCTGCCAGTCAAACTCCGGATTCTGATCGTTGCGTTGATCGACCGGAATGAACGTCATGAAGTAATTGATCATTTCGAGAATACGATCGATTTTGTCCGGATCATCTTTCAAATTCGCGTTCAAGCTGTGCAATTCATAATAGCCCGGCAAGCCAGTAAAGCCCTGCTGCCCGTCGTCTTGCGTGAACGGAGGAATAACGGCTAGCTCTGCTGTTGGATTCGTTTCCTTCAGCTGCTTGAAGCGCGTTTCGGAAATATCATACGGCTGCTCGTAGTAGATGCCGATCTTGCCGGCGAAGAAATCTTTGCGAGCGTCCGCCGACTTCGTGACCGCCCAGTCTTTGCTGATCGCGCCTTCTTTGTACAAGTCGCGCAGCAATGTCACCTGCTTCTTGAAGCCCTCGGAGATATTGCCCGGAATGAGCTGGCCTTTGTCATTCTTGTTATACCAGCCGCTGTCCCACTCCGCTCCCATCCACGCACCGTACACGATTGATTTCGCAAGGCCCAAACCTAGCGTATCATTCTTGCCATCCTTGTCCGGATCGTTCTTCGCGAAGGCAATCGCCACTTTCTTCAGCTCGTCGTAGCTCGTCGGCATCGACAGACCGAGATTGTCGAGCCAGTCTTTGCGGATGATCGGCTTCTTGCCGTACTTAGCAGGGAAGTAGTTCGGAATGGCGTAGATCTTGCCATCAACGGTGACCGCATCCCATACACTCTTAGGTATATTCTTAATTGCATCATACTTGTCGATGTAGTCGTTCAGCGGCAGGAACGCGCCTTGCTTCGCCCACTTCACGAAGTTGGCATCGACGCCCTCCATACCGATCATATCCGGCAGATCGCCGGCAGCCATAACGACTGGGAGCTTATTCGCATATTCGTCATACGGCACGAACTGCGATTTCAGATCGACGTTGAACTTTTCATTGATCATTTTCGCACCGTTGCCTGCTGGATCTGGAAGTGGACTTGCCCAGGTGCCTTGAATACTGGAAATTTCGAGCTTCTTGTCTGTCGTGGTCGCTGCTGCATTATCTGTAGTTGTATTCGTGGTCGTATTTGCATTCGTCTTGTTCGTGGTCGTGTTGCTGGAGTCGGTCGTTTCCGCATTGTTCGTGCTTGCCGTATTGCTCTCGGAATTATTGTTCGAGCCCCCGCAGCCGGCAAGCCCTGTTACTAGACATAGTGCTGCGAACAGTGTAACGATCTTGTTCGTTTTCATGTTTAGCCCCTCCCTATTGTCCACCTTAATGGTATGCCGAATCTGGACGCGATTACAATGCTGCTTTTTAACCCTTTACCGATCCCAGCATCACCCCCTTGGCAAAATGTTTTTGCAGAAACGGATACACAATCAGAATCGGAATCGTCGCCAAAATAATCGCGGCCATCCCAATCGTCTCCGGTGGCGGCAGATGCGCACTTCTCGCAGCTTCACGAGCGGCACTGGCAAGGGTATTGGTCGTATCGTCGAGGATTACGATTTGCCGCAAAATAACCTGGACCGTCCATTTGGACGGATCGTTCAAATAGAGAATGGCTGTGAAATACGTGTTCCACTGCCCGACCGCATAGAAGAGTCCGAAAGCGGCAAGCGCAGGCTTAGAGAGCGGAAGAATAATGCGCGTGTAGATCTGCAGATCGTTCGCACCGTCGATTACGGCTGCTTCATGCAGCTCTTCGGGAATGCTCAGGAAGAACTGGCGCATAACGATCAAGTTGAAGGCGCTGATTGCATCGGGAATGATGAGCGACCAGTAGGAATCGATGAGACCCGTTGCTTTGACGATCAGATACGTAGGAATCATGCCAGCACCGAAGATGAAGGTAAACAAGACGAGGAAGAGATAGAATCGCTGTCCCCACAGCTTGCGAATGAGCGCGAAAGCCATGGTGGAGGTAAGCAGCAGGCTCACGATGGAGCCGACAACGGTAATGTACACGGTCACGCCGATAGAGCGAATGAACTCCTTGGAGTCGAAGATGAACCGGTACGCATCCAGCACCCATGCTTTCGGGAACAGGAGAAAGTCGGTATTCACGAACTCTTCATAGGAAGAGAAGGAGACCGCGGTAATGTAATAGAACGGAAACAGCATCACAAGCGACAACAGCAGCAGCAGAAACAGGTTGATTCCATCGGTGATCCGATCCGCCAAGGTACGTTTAATCGGCATAGCTCGCTTCACCCCTTCCTGATTAGAATACGCCTTCTTCTCCGAACTTCTTGGCAAACCGGTTCACGCCGACGATGAGCACCAAGCCGACAACTCCTTTGAACAATCCGACTGCCGTACCGAAGCTGAAGTCCGACTGTTGGATCCCTTTGAAATAAACGAAGGTGTCGAGCACGTTGCCGACGTCCATCGTGAACGGATTCAGCATCAGGAAGATTTGGGTAAAGCCGGAATCAAGCACGCTGCCAAGCCGTAAAATCAATAGAATAATAATCGTGCCCCGAATGGCTGGGAGCGTAATATGCCAAATTTGACGCCACCGGCTCGCACCGTCCACAATCGCCGCTTCATACAGGGTCGGATTAACACCAGCGAGTGCCGCGAGGAAGATGATCGTTCCCCAGCCAGCTTCCTTCCAGATGACTTCGAGCACGATGAGCGGCATGAACCAGCCAGGCTCTTGAAGAAATTGAATGGAGTCCATCCCGAATGCAAGGCTCAGCCCTTTGTTAACGATGCCTTCCGTCTTCAAGAAGATCGTCACAATACCGATGACCACGACCCATGAGAGAAAATGAGGCAAATAGACGACCGATTGAATGAGCCGCTTCAATCGCTGATTTCGCACTTCGTTCAGCATGAGCGCCAGAACGATAGGTATTGGAAAAGCGAATGCGATTTGCAGCAAGGAGAGCCACAGCGTGTTTCCGATGACTCTGATCACTTCCGCATCCTCGAAGATGCGGGCAAAATGCTTGAAGCCTACCCAGTCGCTGTGCAGAAAGCCTCTGAACGGACTGTAATCCTCGAAGGCGATAATGTTGCCGAGCATCGGGACGTAGCGGAACCAGATAAAGAACACAAGACCCGGAAGCAGCAGCAGAAATCCGTAGCGTTCCCGGTATAATCGGGTGGCAAGCGATCTGGTCGGCGCTTTCGCCTTGACGTTAGCCGACTTGTTGCTGGCTTCGGGCGATAGTGGTGTTGTTACTGCCATGCAGCTTCCCCTCCTTTGCCTATGGACTCTTGATATAGCGGATAAAATGCGGCAGCGCGACCTCCGGCTCTTCTATGGAAGGAATCCAGCGTTTCTCCCACTCGAAGGATAGCCAGCCTTCATAGCCTCTCTCCGCCAGCAGCTGGATACATGCTTTAATGGGAACGTCGCCTTCACCGCACAGCGTCGTTGGTGCGTGCATGTCCGCACCGCGGGTATCCTTAATATGCGTGTGCTTGATGTAGCGCCCTAACCTTTCGTAGGTTAGCTCAAGCGGCTCTCCGTCTCCGTATTTATAGGGATTGTTAATGTCCCAGAGGACGCCGAATGCGCTGCTGCCAACCTGCTCGATAACGGCAAGCAATGTACGAGAATCGGAGAAATCGCCGTGCGTTTCCATTAAGACAGTAACGCCGGTATCCTCTGCATAACGGCTTACGGCTTGGATACCACGCGCTACCTGTGCAATCGTCTCTTCGCGATCGCGATCGTTTGGAATCGCATCCCCGAACACCCGGATATAAGGAACGCCAAGCTTTACCGCGAGGTCGACCGCTGCCTTCCCTTCTTCAATAGAAGTTTCATATTTCGCGAGATCGTGGAAGACGCAGGAGGTGTCGAGACTAATAATCTCGAGTCCATGGTCCCTCAGCTGCTGCTTAGACT
This window harbors:
- a CDS encoding carbohydrate ABC transporter permease, giving the protein MPIKRTLADRITDGINLFLLLLLSLVMLFPFYYITAVSFSSYEEFVNTDFLLFPKAWVLDAYRFIFDSKEFIRSIGVTVYITVVGSIVSLLLTSTMAFALIRKLWGQRFYLFLVLFTFIFGAGMIPTYLIVKATGLIDSYWSLIIPDAISAFNLIVMRQFFLSIPEELHEAAVIDGANDLQIYTRIILPLSKPALAAFGLFYAVGQWNTYFTAILYLNDPSKWTVQVILRQIVILDDTTNTLASAAREAARSAHLPPPETIGMAAIILATIPILIVYPFLQKHFAKGVMLGSVKG
- a CDS encoding leucine-rich repeat domain-containing protein, with the translated sequence MYLRGGDPGYQINSLDGIQAFSACHFDTIDIENNQITDLSPLAAFGPNIQYLDAAHNNITSIDLLSTFKSLFNLDISFNQVNDLTPIKNSPRLLTLDASNNAIFDVTPLNPIETLVALDLSNNRITRATSLWSLSAMEELSVADNQISDISAFDRMPLLRELDISGNQVTDLSPIARLLYLNQLNLSSNQLHSLDKISELTQLTQLDISSNPIINPAPLQAMTKMSKLSMNQIGLTSLTSLSAMNQLTELHLANNLVESLVPLAKMSKLKTLELTNNVVADLSPLKKLAHLESLAAGNNRITSIAPLSGLPLTNVQLDANEIDVQAEPNHTVYQKWLKAKVKLSMNNQRVKPSEQTIPFKDITGHWAKDDILWAYDNGIVGGVSPGLFSPNAITTESQFLKMLLLAMNGLEEKPPSTPWSQKYYDYAAANHYPIAAADRDKPITRTRVAELIAATQGIKASGDAAIQYLLDQKLSSGKTAPTVEGYAGSENLTRAEAVRFIRNVLTNAASKKPLPLPAS
- a CDS encoding ABC transporter permease: MAVTTPLSPEASNKSANVKAKAPTRSLATRLYRERYGFLLLLPGLVFFIWFRYVPMLGNIIAFEDYSPFRGFLHSDWVGFKHFARIFEDAEVIRVIGNTLWLSLLQIAFAFPIPIVLALMLNEVRNQRLKRLIQSVVYLPHFLSWVVVIGIVTIFLKTEGIVNKGLSLAFGMDSIQFLQEPGWFMPLIVLEVIWKEAGWGTIIFLAALAGVNPTLYEAAIVDGASRWRQIWHITLPAIRGTIIILLILRLGSVLDSGFTQIFLMLNPFTMDVGNVLDTFVYFKGIQQSDFSFGTAVGLFKGVVGLVLIVGVNRFAKKFGEEGVF
- a CDS encoding extracellular solute-binding protein, with translation MKTNKIVTLFAALCLVTGLAGCGGSNNNSESNTASTNNAETTDSSNTTTNKTNANTTTNTTTDNAAATTTDKKLEISSIQGTWASPLPDPAGNGAKMINEKFNVDLKSQFVPYDEYANKLPVVMAAGDLPDMIGMEGVDANFVKWAKQGAFLPLNDYIDKYDAIKNIPKSVWDAVTVDGKIYAIPNYFPAKYGKKPIIRKDWLDNLGLSMPTSYDELKKVAIAFAKNDPDKDGKNDTLGLGLAKSIVYGAWMGAEWDSGWYNKNDKGQLIPGNISEGFKKQVTLLRDLYKEGAISKDWAVTKSADARKDFFAGKIGIYYEQPYDISETRFKQLKETNPTAELAVIPPFTQDDGQQGFTGLPGYYELHSLNANLKDDPDKIDRILEMINYFMTFIPVDQRNDQNPEFDWQHGGVGKGYNMENGVALDIDGAFSEMPETYLGIRYWAPTDEDTQPAMVLQDPFTKSFVQSAVDLLKNTKTYLDPVNRVHSDLLYAKVSELDQTVAEHTTKMIVGQESIEDWDKMVQEYLSKGGQDIIDQVNQLLDKDGIAGEWK
- a CDS encoding sugar phosphate isomerase/epimerase family protein, with amino-acid sequence MKAAFSTLACPAWSWERILEEASALGYDGIEIRGIEQEMMVHRCTPFLPENIEQSKQQLRDHGLEIISLDTSCVFHDLAKYETSIEEGKAAVDLAVKLGVPYIRVFGDAIPNDRDREETIAQVARGIQAVSRYAEDTGVTVLMETHGDFSDSRTLLAVIEQVGSSAFGVLWDINNPYKYGDGEPLELTYERLGRYIKHTHIKDTRGADMHAPTTLCGEGDVPIKACIQLLAERGYEGWLSFEWEKRWIPSIEEPEVALPHFIRYIKSP
- a CDS encoding alpha/beta hydrolase family protein, which encodes MRNYSLQEEQANRRRELSYIEDYPDMERFHSHPFRRYLDKRNTEYLVRRKTALRQVNDKAAAMDYQAKVLEAFRESVGQLPAGCTNAYVTGTLDFGSYLIDKVCIETMPGIYATGSFYYPKKRGDGGDDKQLPALLLLCGHSNEGKAHVTYVSFCVEAVTSGFCVLTFDPVGQGERRVRGVEEGEGNESSESNSAWLDPVAAHCFLDQKLSLLGEHLGAYMMQDNIAALTYMLARPEVDSARVGVTGNSGGGTMSAYMGAYDDRVKAVAPCCYITELRSMLYRLMAQDAEQCLPGFMERGLDHSDLVTAAAPKPYHIGAAMFDFFPIDGVRDAFIEAKKLYRLLDAEEQLELHVVMKGHGFWKEMREQVLQFFCRTFEVQWNSENGVDYARLPSETELLCLTVDGSGDESALASGSLLDIVRKKVGSLPVMQRSVQNGAEVRERLNGLLQLNTESELKYSPLEPDQNGSIAFESESGMIITGALHRWSAAESGELQRICIAIGGMNEAELARAKNSGYDAVLIVHPRGTGPAALEPGCTFGMFGPELASGYNVRMLGQSLQGLRVTDVLAAIGSLKQTPGFERAEVTLCGQEEHALTALYAAAVLSGGHSIHSLHAAGLLASFRAFAEAEQHKYDAGIIVPGLLLAFDIPDLLQMLQAELSGSIIVESWLDPMKQPAEPPFDL
- a CDS encoding HAD family hydrolase, with the translated sequence MMPIKLILFDLDDTLLHFDDYWEISVKEVLSNHFYTKEMNVNELYGVFEQVNQGMIEKLDSGQVTIDEFRIQRFVRTMEQVGKHADEELAISFENLYQSISKRYMKPNVLTKQLVTELSNHYQLGVLTNGSRDWQLSKLDAIELIDVIPPEHIFISGEIGHEKPNPEIYQHVIRSAALSPEQVLVVGDSWKNDIEGPIRQGFQAIWLNCKNKQLPEAPLPLAIITELEELRAILLPQQV